The genomic region TTATCCTAATTGTAGCTAGTATTTTTTATAAAATAAAAGATAATCCTAAAAAAGACCTATTCTTTAGAGGAGTAAAACCAGTTACTCTAGCTCTTATATCTTTTGCTGGAATAATTATTGCTAAACCAACTTTTTTTGTAAGTGATTACTCTCAAGGAATCAAAGCAACTTTTATTTTTCTTATTGTTTTTTTAGGAACCAAATATATTTCTAAAATCAATCCTATAATTATTTTATTACTGACATCTTTACTTGGTATTTTTATTTTTTAAACTTATCTAATTTAACATCTTAGGAGGTCTCATGTTTTTTATTTATTTTATAACTGCCATTTGTGCTACAACTTTAGGATCTTTAGCTGGACTTGGTGGGGGAGTAATTATCAAACCTGTTCTTGATGCTTTAGGAGACTACAATCTATCTACAGTAGGAGTATTATCTTCTGTTACAGTTTTTTCTATGGCACTTGTAGCTACTATTAAACAATTTAAATCTGGATTTAAAGCTGACTTTAATACAATTATTTTAGCTATTGGATCTATTCTGGGGGGAGGTATTGGAAAAAAATCTTTTGATATTTTTTTAAGTCTTTTTAAAAATGAAAGTTTCGGAAAAGGAATTCAAGCTTTAATTTTAATAGCACTTTTAAGTTTAGTTTTACTTAAAGACTATCTTCCAAAATATAAAATTAAAAATATTTTTATTATATTTTTAGTTGGACTTTTTCTCGGTGGAATCGCTT from Cetobacterium somerae ATCC BAA-474 harbors:
- a CDS encoding chromate transporter, whose amino-acid sequence is MIYFTLFYEFFKIGLFSFGGGLAMLPLMQDVVFRQNWLTEQQFLDIIAISQVTPGPIAINTATFVGHQVAGIPGAFIATFSSALPSFIVILIVASIFYKIKDNPKKDLFFRGVKPVTLALISFAGIIIAKPTFFVSDYSQGIKATFIFLIVFLGTKYISKINPIIILLLTSLLGIFIF
- a CDS encoding sulfite exporter TauE/SafE family protein → MFFIYFITAICATTLGSLAGLGGGVIIKPVLDALGDYNLSTVGVLSSVTVFSMALVATIKQFKSGFKADFNTIILAIGSILGGGIGKKSFDIFLSLFKNESFGKGIQALILIALLSLVLLKDYLPKYKIKNIFIIFLVGLFLGGIASFLGIGGGPINVAILVMLFAFPTRNAAISSVFIILLSQFSKLFLIFIGTGFSIYNLEMLPLMVIGGILGGLIGAKLNHRLSNEYIEKIFNISIILIILLNIFNVYKAFN